A window of the Falco biarmicus isolate bFalBia1 chromosome 10, bFalBia1.pri, whole genome shotgun sequence genome harbors these coding sequences:
- the CDHR5 gene encoding cadherin-related family member 5 isoform X2, with protein MAVSHWLLTAMLFLPLFVTHVSAQQQGCSVSNRNPSIYENNPLGYVVTTIRVEPGFTVMIDPSSPDHSFFTIKGSELQLSRSVDYEKDTLLMVDLICKNTAGQSDYLQILVTILNVNDNSPVFKQMNLTKVVPEDTKVNATIVAREDLSASDADLDIIFYELTTKLPGTDGYFAIKGVNNPEIYLQKSLDYEKFKSTMLVLYARDRPVGSPDTTNTATTTINVFIEQADTKPPWFLPCTFINTEKSICISRPYTGRINIFEMAMEPLILEPGPIYAIDPDYTLNEKIVYSIVGGDTDKVFSVDANTGNLTMNKVATAPDSYILQVMATQVNNIQKYSVVSVEIKVINKSYYPPYFASSIYHGTVFVGLAPRSFVFQAGDPSRPLMITAADDDFPDKFNPNIEYYIKNSTDFIITKDGLILTNMMLQSPGTVTIEAVGKDVVSLQEASTVIMVEVILATVVTSSDKIHTAQDMSLLGGTLAALLLIALVFLGVMIHKRYGKAVTYLVRKKFSKEISGDYQNKSYQQDEHPDVSNKAPALHQHEVSENGRVQLMTHVLEQPALSLPSSNAKKIDSLPKSSLASTTIFDQEEKEEEVEEETQHEKEVKSILKTDRHVADDGYKAVWFKTDVDPDAGERVQVIEDNAADGDDDSDQDLQKNEEEEEEDYDKDDHHRGMGLSFASESSSLPDAEVIVNMSLTDTMTQDDTDG; from the exons ATGGCTGTTTCTCACTGGCTCCTCACTGCTATGCTCTTTCTGCCGCTCTTCGTAACACATGTTTCAGCACAGCAACAAG GGTGTTCTGTGAGTAATAGAAACCCAAGCATTTATGAAAATAACCCTCTTGGCTACGTGGTGACCACTATCCGTGTGGAACCAGGCTTCACTGTAATGATTGATCCTTCTTCCCCCGACCACAGTTTTTTCACTATAAAGGGGTCTGAGCTACAGCTGAGCCGAAGTGTGGACTATGAG AAAGACACCTTGCTGATGGTGGACCTGATTTGTAAGAACACTGCTGGGCAG AGTGATTATTTGCAGATTTTAGTGACCATTCTCAACGTGAACGATAACAGCCCAGTGTTTAAGCAAATGAATCTCACCAAAGTTGTCCCTGAG GATACAAAAGTGAATGCAACCATTGTAGCCCGTGAAGATTTAAGTGCTAGTGATGCTGACCTGGACATCATCTTTTATGAACTTACAACAAAATTGCCG ggcacagATGGTTATTTTGCCATAAAAGGAGTTAACAACCCAgaaatttatttacaaaaatcaTTGGACTATGAGAAATTTAAATCGACAATGTTGGTTTTGTATGCAAGG GACAGGCCTGTGGGCAGCCCTGACACCACCAACACAGCTACCACaacaataaatgtatttattgagCAAGCTGACACCAAACCACCATGGTTCCTACCTTGTACCTTCATTAACACAGAAAAGAGCATTTGCATCAGCAGACCCTATACTGGGCGGATCAATATCTTCGAGATGGCG ATGGAACCACTCATCCTGGAGCCAGGACCTATCTATGCTATTGATCCTGACTacactttaaatgaaaaaatcgTGTACAGCATTGTTGGTG gGGATACAGACAAAGTATTCTCAGTGGATGCAAACACAGGGAATCTAACTATGAACAAAGTAGCAACTGCCCCAGACTCATACATACTGCAAGTCATG GCCACCCAGGTCAACAACATACAGAAATACTCTGTAGTCAGTGTAGAAATTAAGGTCATCAATAAAAGTTATTATCCACCGTACTTTGCGAGCAGTATCTACCACGGGACAGTATTTGTTGGTCTGGCCCCAAGAAGCTTTGTCTTCCAAGCTGGTGATCCTTCAAGGCCCCTGATGATAACAGCAGCGGATGATGATTTCCCTGAC AAATTCAACCCAAACATTGAGTACTACATAAAAAACAGCACCGATTTCATCATAACAAAAGACGGACTCATCCTGACAAACATGATGCTGCAGTCACCGGGAACTGTAACCATTGAG GCTGTTGGAAAAGATGTGGTGAGCCTGCAGGAGGCGAGCACTGTAATCATGGTAGAGGTCATCCTTGCCACAG ttGTAACCTCCTCTGATAAGATACACACTGCTCAGGATATGAGTCTCTTAGGTGGTACACTAGCAGCACTGCTATTAATTGCCTTAGTCTTCCTTGGAGTGATGATACATAAACGGTATGGAAAAGCAGTCACATACCTGGTAAGGAAAAAG TTCTCCAAGGAAATCTCTGGGGATTACCAGAACAAATCTTACCAGCAAGATGAACACCCAGATGTAAGCAACAAAGCTCCAGCTTTGCACCAGCATGAGGTGTCAGAAAATGGCAGAGTCCAGCTGATGACACATGTGCTAGAGCAGCCAGCACTTTCCTTGCCCTCTtccaatgcaaaaaaaattgaTAGCCTCCCAAAGTCTTCTCTAGCTTCCACCACCATCTTTGAccaggaagagaaagaggaagaagtggAAGAAGAGACTCAGCATGAGAAAGAAGTGAAGTCTATCCTCAAGACAGACAGGCATGTGGCAGATGATGGCTACAAAGCTGTGTGGTTTAAGACTGATGTGGATCCAGATGCTGGAGAGAGGGTTCAAGTGATTGAGGACAATGCAGCAGATGGTGATGATGACAGTGACCAAGATTTGCAGAAgaatgaagaggaggaggaagaagattATGACAAGGACGATCACCACAGAGGAATGGGACTGTCCTTTGCCTCAGAGAGCTCATCACTCCCAGATGCAGAAGTGATAGTCAACATGTCTCTCACAGATACAATGACACAAGATGACACTGATGGATAA
- the CDHR5 gene encoding cadherin-related family member 5 isoform X1 — protein MAVSHWLLTAMLFLPLFVTHVSAQQQGKLLQEVRDHRRITPRAAAACTIISGRFLPSYSKTALFNNLLSKGNQRGLRSHSTLSECESLGNFVSNLCVFPGCSVSNRNPSIYENNPLGYVVTTIRVEPGFTVMIDPSSPDHSFFTIKGSELQLSRSVDYEKDTLLMVDLICKNTAGQSDYLQILVTILNVNDNSPVFKQMNLTKVVPEDTKVNATIVAREDLSASDADLDIIFYELTTKLPGTDGYFAIKGVNNPEIYLQKSLDYEKFKSTMLVLYARDRPVGSPDTTNTATTTINVFIEQADTKPPWFLPCTFINTEKSICISRPYTGRINIFEMAMEPLILEPGPIYAIDPDYTLNEKIVYSIVGGDTDKVFSVDANTGNLTMNKVATAPDSYILQVMATQVNNIQKYSVVSVEIKVINKSYYPPYFASSIYHGTVFVGLAPRSFVFQAGDPSRPLMITAADDDFPDKFNPNIEYYIKNSTDFIITKDGLILTNMMLQSPGTVTIEAVGKDVVSLQEASTVIMVEVILATVVTSSDKIHTAQDMSLLGGTLAALLLIALVFLGVMIHKRYGKAVTYLVRKKFSKEISGDYQNKSYQQDEHPDVSNKAPALHQHEVSENGRVQLMTHVLEQPALSLPSSNAKKIDSLPKSSLASTTIFDQEEKEEEVEEETQHEKEVKSILKTDRHVADDGYKAVWFKTDVDPDAGERVQVIEDNAADGDDDSDQDLQKNEEEEEEDYDKDDHHRGMGLSFASESSSLPDAEVIVNMSLTDTMTQDDTDG, from the exons ATGGCTGTTTCTCACTGGCTCCTCACTGCTATGCTCTTTCTGCCGCTCTTCGTAACACATGTTTCAGCACAGCAACAAGGTAAGCTCTTGCAGGAGGTCCGTGACCACAGAAGAATAACCCCCCGGGCGGCAGCAGCTTGCACCATAATAAGTGGGAGATTTTTACCTTCTTACTCCAAGACAGCTTTGTTCAACAACCTTCTCTCCAAGGGTAACCAAAGGGGTCTCAGGTCTCACTCAACTCTGTCAGAATGTGAATCCCTGGGCAATTTTGTGTCTAATTTGTGTGTTTTTCCAGGGTGTTCTGTGAGTAATAGAAACCCAAGCATTTATGAAAATAACCCTCTTGGCTACGTGGTGACCACTATCCGTGTGGAACCAGGCTTCACTGTAATGATTGATCCTTCTTCCCCCGACCACAGTTTTTTCACTATAAAGGGGTCTGAGCTACAGCTGAGCCGAAGTGTGGACTATGAG AAAGACACCTTGCTGATGGTGGACCTGATTTGTAAGAACACTGCTGGGCAG AGTGATTATTTGCAGATTTTAGTGACCATTCTCAACGTGAACGATAACAGCCCAGTGTTTAAGCAAATGAATCTCACCAAAGTTGTCCCTGAG GATACAAAAGTGAATGCAACCATTGTAGCCCGTGAAGATTTAAGTGCTAGTGATGCTGACCTGGACATCATCTTTTATGAACTTACAACAAAATTGCCG ggcacagATGGTTATTTTGCCATAAAAGGAGTTAACAACCCAgaaatttatttacaaaaatcaTTGGACTATGAGAAATTTAAATCGACAATGTTGGTTTTGTATGCAAGG GACAGGCCTGTGGGCAGCCCTGACACCACCAACACAGCTACCACaacaataaatgtatttattgagCAAGCTGACACCAAACCACCATGGTTCCTACCTTGTACCTTCATTAACACAGAAAAGAGCATTTGCATCAGCAGACCCTATACTGGGCGGATCAATATCTTCGAGATGGCG ATGGAACCACTCATCCTGGAGCCAGGACCTATCTATGCTATTGATCCTGACTacactttaaatgaaaaaatcgTGTACAGCATTGTTGGTG gGGATACAGACAAAGTATTCTCAGTGGATGCAAACACAGGGAATCTAACTATGAACAAAGTAGCAACTGCCCCAGACTCATACATACTGCAAGTCATG GCCACCCAGGTCAACAACATACAGAAATACTCTGTAGTCAGTGTAGAAATTAAGGTCATCAATAAAAGTTATTATCCACCGTACTTTGCGAGCAGTATCTACCACGGGACAGTATTTGTTGGTCTGGCCCCAAGAAGCTTTGTCTTCCAAGCTGGTGATCCTTCAAGGCCCCTGATGATAACAGCAGCGGATGATGATTTCCCTGAC AAATTCAACCCAAACATTGAGTACTACATAAAAAACAGCACCGATTTCATCATAACAAAAGACGGACTCATCCTGACAAACATGATGCTGCAGTCACCGGGAACTGTAACCATTGAG GCTGTTGGAAAAGATGTGGTGAGCCTGCAGGAGGCGAGCACTGTAATCATGGTAGAGGTCATCCTTGCCACAG ttGTAACCTCCTCTGATAAGATACACACTGCTCAGGATATGAGTCTCTTAGGTGGTACACTAGCAGCACTGCTATTAATTGCCTTAGTCTTCCTTGGAGTGATGATACATAAACGGTATGGAAAAGCAGTCACATACCTGGTAAGGAAAAAG TTCTCCAAGGAAATCTCTGGGGATTACCAGAACAAATCTTACCAGCAAGATGAACACCCAGATGTAAGCAACAAAGCTCCAGCTTTGCACCAGCATGAGGTGTCAGAAAATGGCAGAGTCCAGCTGATGACACATGTGCTAGAGCAGCCAGCACTTTCCTTGCCCTCTtccaatgcaaaaaaaattgaTAGCCTCCCAAAGTCTTCTCTAGCTTCCACCACCATCTTTGAccaggaagagaaagaggaagaagtggAAGAAGAGACTCAGCATGAGAAAGAAGTGAAGTCTATCCTCAAGACAGACAGGCATGTGGCAGATGATGGCTACAAAGCTGTGTGGTTTAAGACTGATGTGGATCCAGATGCTGGAGAGAGGGTTCAAGTGATTGAGGACAATGCAGCAGATGGTGATGATGACAGTGACCAAGATTTGCAGAAgaatgaagaggaggaggaagaagattATGACAAGGACGATCACCACAGAGGAATGGGACTGTCCTTTGCCTCAGAGAGCTCATCACTCCCAGATGCAGAAGTGATAGTCAACATGTCTCTCACAGATACAATGACACAAGATGACACTGATGGATAA
- the CDHR5 gene encoding cadherin-related family member 5 isoform X3, with amino-acid sequence MIDPSSPDHSFFTIKGSELQLSRSVDYEKDTLLMVDLICKNTAGQSDYLQILVTILNVNDNSPVFKQMNLTKVVPEDTKVNATIVAREDLSASDADLDIIFYELTTKLPGTDGYFAIKGVNNPEIYLQKSLDYEKFKSTMLVLYARDRPVGSPDTTNTATTTINVFIEQADTKPPWFLPCTFINTEKSICISRPYTGRINIFEMAMEPLILEPGPIYAIDPDYTLNEKIVYSIVGGDTDKVFSVDANTGNLTMNKVATAPDSYILQVMATQVNNIQKYSVVSVEIKVINKSYYPPYFASSIYHGTVFVGLAPRSFVFQAGDPSRPLMITAADDDFPDKFNPNIEYYIKNSTDFIITKDGLILTNMMLQSPGTVTIEAVGKDVVSLQEASTVIMVEVILATVVTSSDKIHTAQDMSLLGGTLAALLLIALVFLGVMIHKRYGKAVTYLVRKKFSKEISGDYQNKSYQQDEHPDVSNKAPALHQHEVSENGRVQLMTHVLEQPALSLPSSNAKKIDSLPKSSLASTTIFDQEEKEEEVEEETQHEKEVKSILKTDRHVADDGYKAVWFKTDVDPDAGERVQVIEDNAADGDDDSDQDLQKNEEEEEEDYDKDDHHRGMGLSFASESSSLPDAEVIVNMSLTDTMTQDDTDG; translated from the exons ATGATTGATCCTTCTTCCCCCGACCACAGTTTTTTCACTATAAAGGGGTCTGAGCTACAGCTGAGCCGAAGTGTGGACTATGAG AAAGACACCTTGCTGATGGTGGACCTGATTTGTAAGAACACTGCTGGGCAG AGTGATTATTTGCAGATTTTAGTGACCATTCTCAACGTGAACGATAACAGCCCAGTGTTTAAGCAAATGAATCTCACCAAAGTTGTCCCTGAG GATACAAAAGTGAATGCAACCATTGTAGCCCGTGAAGATTTAAGTGCTAGTGATGCTGACCTGGACATCATCTTTTATGAACTTACAACAAAATTGCCG ggcacagATGGTTATTTTGCCATAAAAGGAGTTAACAACCCAgaaatttatttacaaaaatcaTTGGACTATGAGAAATTTAAATCGACAATGTTGGTTTTGTATGCAAGG GACAGGCCTGTGGGCAGCCCTGACACCACCAACACAGCTACCACaacaataaatgtatttattgagCAAGCTGACACCAAACCACCATGGTTCCTACCTTGTACCTTCATTAACACAGAAAAGAGCATTTGCATCAGCAGACCCTATACTGGGCGGATCAATATCTTCGAGATGGCG ATGGAACCACTCATCCTGGAGCCAGGACCTATCTATGCTATTGATCCTGACTacactttaaatgaaaaaatcgTGTACAGCATTGTTGGTG gGGATACAGACAAAGTATTCTCAGTGGATGCAAACACAGGGAATCTAACTATGAACAAAGTAGCAACTGCCCCAGACTCATACATACTGCAAGTCATG GCCACCCAGGTCAACAACATACAGAAATACTCTGTAGTCAGTGTAGAAATTAAGGTCATCAATAAAAGTTATTATCCACCGTACTTTGCGAGCAGTATCTACCACGGGACAGTATTTGTTGGTCTGGCCCCAAGAAGCTTTGTCTTCCAAGCTGGTGATCCTTCAAGGCCCCTGATGATAACAGCAGCGGATGATGATTTCCCTGAC AAATTCAACCCAAACATTGAGTACTACATAAAAAACAGCACCGATTTCATCATAACAAAAGACGGACTCATCCTGACAAACATGATGCTGCAGTCACCGGGAACTGTAACCATTGAG GCTGTTGGAAAAGATGTGGTGAGCCTGCAGGAGGCGAGCACTGTAATCATGGTAGAGGTCATCCTTGCCACAG ttGTAACCTCCTCTGATAAGATACACACTGCTCAGGATATGAGTCTCTTAGGTGGTACACTAGCAGCACTGCTATTAATTGCCTTAGTCTTCCTTGGAGTGATGATACATAAACGGTATGGAAAAGCAGTCACATACCTGGTAAGGAAAAAG TTCTCCAAGGAAATCTCTGGGGATTACCAGAACAAATCTTACCAGCAAGATGAACACCCAGATGTAAGCAACAAAGCTCCAGCTTTGCACCAGCATGAGGTGTCAGAAAATGGCAGAGTCCAGCTGATGACACATGTGCTAGAGCAGCCAGCACTTTCCTTGCCCTCTtccaatgcaaaaaaaattgaTAGCCTCCCAAAGTCTTCTCTAGCTTCCACCACCATCTTTGAccaggaagagaaagaggaagaagtggAAGAAGAGACTCAGCATGAGAAAGAAGTGAAGTCTATCCTCAAGACAGACAGGCATGTGGCAGATGATGGCTACAAAGCTGTGTGGTTTAAGACTGATGTGGATCCAGATGCTGGAGAGAGGGTTCAAGTGATTGAGGACAATGCAGCAGATGGTGATGATGACAGTGACCAAGATTTGCAGAAgaatgaagaggaggaggaagaagattATGACAAGGACGATCACCACAGAGGAATGGGACTGTCCTTTGCCTCAGAGAGCTCATCACTCCCAGATGCAGAAGTGATAGTCAACATGTCTCTCACAGATACAATGACACAAGATGACACTGATGGATAA